A window of the Emys orbicularis isolate rEmyOrb1 chromosome 1, rEmyOrb1.hap1, whole genome shotgun sequence genome harbors these coding sequences:
- the TENT5C gene encoding terminal nucleotidyltransferase 5C, which yields MAGKGSNTDCMSCSVLSWEQVSRLHEVLTEVVPIHGRGNFPTLKITLKDIVQTVRNRLDEAGIQVHDVRLNGSAAGHVLVKDNGLGCKDLDLIFQVSLPTEAEFQLVRDVVLRSLLNFLPEGVSKLKISAMTLKEAYIQKLVKVCTETDRWSLISLSNKHGRNVELKFVDRIRRQFEFSVDSFQIILDALLFYYDCSENPMSEHFHPTVIGESMYGDFEAAFDHLRNRLIATKNPEEIRGGGLLKYSNLLVRDFRPMDKEEIKTLERYMCSRFFIDFPDILDQQRKLETYLQNHFSKEERSKYDYLMILRRVVNESTVCLMGHERRQTLNLISLLALRVLAEQNIIPNATNVTCYYQPAPYVSDGNFSNYYIANSPIPYSQSYPTWLPCN from the coding sequence ATGGCAGGCAAAGGAAGTAATACTGATTGCATGTCATGCAGTGTACTGAGCTGGGAGCAGGTCAGCCGTCTGCATGAGGTTCTGACAGAGGTGGTTCCAATCCATGGACGGGGCAACTTCCCAACACTGAAAATAACCCTGAAGGACATTGTTCAGACCGTTCGCAACAGGCTGGATGAGGCAGGCATCCAAGTACACGATGTCCGGCTGAATGGCTCTGCTGCTGGTCATGTCTTGGTCAAGGATAATGGACTGGGTTGCAAAGATCTGGACCTAATTTTTCAAGTGTCCCTGCCAACTGAGGCTGAGTTTCAGCTCGTCCGAGATGTGGTGTTGCGGTCCCTCTTAAACTTCTTGCCAGAGGGGGTGAGCAAACTAAAAATCAGCGCAATGACTTTGAAGGAAGCCTACATCCAGAAGCTAGTGAAAGTGTGCACAGAGACAGACCGATGGAGCTTAATATCCCTCTCCAACAAACATGGCAGGAATGTAGAGCTGAAGTTTGTAGATCGCATACGACGACAGTTTGAATTCAGTGTGGACTCTTTCCAAATCATACTAGATGCCTTGCTTTTTTACTATGACTGCTCAGAAAATCCTATGTCAGAGCACTTCCATCCAACTGTAATTGGAGAGAGTATGTATGGAGACTTTGAGGCAGCCTTTGATCACCTCCGAAACCGACTGATAGCTACCAAGAATCCTGAGGAGATCCGAGGTGGTGGGCTCCTGAAGTACAGCAACCTCTTAGTGCGGGATTTCCGGCCCATGGACAAGGAGGAGATTAAAACTCTAGAGCGCTACATGTGCTCCCGGTTCTTCATAGACTTCCCTGACATCCTGGATCAGCAGCGCAAACTAGAGACTTACCTCCAGAACCACTTCTCCAAAGAGGAGAGAAGCAAATACGACTATCTCATGATCCTGCGCAGGGTGGTAAATGAGAGCACAGTGTGCCTCATGGGACATGAGCGGAGACAGACTCTCAACCTGATCTCGCTGCTAGCACTTAGAGTGTTGGCAGAACAAAACATCATACCTAATGCCACTAATGTTACCTGTTATTATCAGCCAGCACCCTATGTCAGTGATGGGAACTTCAGCAACTACTATATTGCAAACTCTCCCATCCCTTATAGCCAGTCTTATCCCACCTGGCTGCCTTGTAACTAA